Genomic segment of Hydra vulgaris chromosome 08, alternate assembly HydraT2T_AEP:
ttttaaaattttgacaacttttgtaaaagtttattattacaaGTTATTACAATTGTGCAGATAAGCTATATACAACTATACATACAATTATACTATATACAAAATACATAAAGCTATATgcaattatatatacaattcaattacttttagaaaatcttagAGTAGTTACGATAAATGAGTCACAAGACATTATGAAAAGTAGCTTAAATATTGCTCCTGGGAAGAAACTTTGCAAACCCTGTAAGCAAAAGATTGCCAAAAAAGCAGATCTTAAAGAAGAGAAGCAAAGTCAGGGTGAACAAGATAAAGATTTTCTAATATCATCATTCAAATCAAAAAGACAGGAGATCAATGaagaacttgaaaattttaatatatctccTCTAAAATCTCATTCAAAGTCATCAAAACATATACCCTCAGAAGGAAAGCGAAAAGTTGCGCGCATTAACGAAATAGTAAGTAACCTTACTAGAAAAACTGAAAGTCAATTCAATGTTCCCTCAAAACTGTGTTATGAACCaaatgacattaaaaagaaGGCTGAaaactttgatgaaattatgagcttgataaaagaaacaaattctATGTTCTGAAAAAAGAACTATTGTTCAACTTCTAACACTGGCAATATTAGAATGGTCAATATTAGAAgtacaaaataactttgcagTTACAGAATACCAAACAAAAAAGgctagacatttttttaataaaaaaggaatgTTGGCTATCTCACCTTTGTATAAAGGGAAAGTCTTACaaaaagaaatagaagattctgttaaacttttttatgattcaAGTGATTTATGTAGAACTATGcctggaaaaaaagattatgttagCATTCAAAAGAACgtccataaacaaaaaaaactgcttttgtgtaatttaaaggaactatatttattatacaaagaaaacaatccagaaatacaaataagttaCTCAAAATTTGCTTCACTTAGACCAAAGTGGTGCATTTTTCCAGGTGCAAGTGGTACACATTCtgtttgtgtttgtttttttcaccaAAATGCCATATTGCTAGTAGATGCTTTAAATATTGGACTAAAGTATAAGGACTTTCTAAAACCGTTTGCTcagtagaaaacaaagaatgcatGCTTGCACAGTGTGATGATTGTCCTGGTAAAGAACCCCTCACCAAATATTTAAATGAGATTTTTGGAGAATACGAAGATGGTTTTGAGATACACTACAAGCAATGTCAAACTACTGACCGTGCAACACTATTAAGTTTAACAGCTGATGTTCCAACGTTTGTTGAACTATTAGCATCTTGTTTTGAAAAGCTACAAGCTCATTCTTTTATTGCTCACTCTCAATCACAGTACCTTAACCAACTGAATCAATATATGGATCAATCAAACATTATCATTATTGGCGACTTTGCTGAAAATTATGCTTTTGCTGTCCAAGATGAAATACAGAGCTATCATTAGAACACCCAACAATGTTCTTTACATCCATTAGTCATATACTATAAAGATGATAAAGGTGAACTAAAACATATTTCTTACTGTTTTATATCAGATGACATTATACATGATGTAACTTATGTGTACAAAATATTCCAACTAAtcataccaatattaaaaataaaaatttccaatCTGTCCAAATTACATTTATTCACTGATGGTTGCGCAGGAcagtacaaaaattgtaaaagcttttacaatctATGTCAATTAAAGAGCGAATTTTGCCTTAAAATtgaatggaacttttttgccaCGTCCCACGGAAAGTCACCATGCGATGGGATTGGTGGTACTGTAAAAAGATTACCAGCACAAGAAAGTTTAAAACGACCGTATAGAAACCAAATTCTCACATCAGAAGCTATGTATGAATTTTGTATTGATAAAATCAAAGTTGTTAACTTCATTTACATAAAGGGATTGGAGTCTGTGATGATAAGTGGTGGATCAGCATTGTAAATAAAACCAACTTAGAAGAAGTTGATGCTAAAGTTAAGTTTCTTCATCTAAATGGTCCATCAATCTGTTTTAACTGGCCTGAAAGAGACGACTACTGTTTTATTCCAAACAccaacatattaaaaaaactatctgtTCCACAAGCTTGCTCTAGTTCTGGTAGAAACTATGTGtttgaaaatgctgaaataGAGGAAGTACAAGTAAAATGGGagcaatattgtaaactattacAAACACAGTCAAAATAACTTTCATCTTTGATACCTTTACAAATCTTGTAAATCTCTTGTAAAAGTAATACATCTTTGAAATTAAAGTTCCGtatgttttagttgtttttccagTTAGATTTTTTGTGCCTAGTAAGATTATAAACAGTGAAAatattaacagcaaaaaaaaaatttttttgatgggggtgttttgagatattgggCCCCAAAGTTGGTTTATAGAAActagttgttttattaatttttatgcatgttctttttatatttgagcattttaagtacatttattgaattcagcatcaaaaaaacattatatatgtttattttcatgtttttgccatttttatttcttattattttaaggaaattgttttttcagaGTGTTATGAAAACCGGGTCATTTTGGGAAACCAGGTCAGTATTAAAATTGCAATATCTTGTCAACCGCTAAACTTTTTTAGCTGAAATTTtgcatgcaatttttttttataattaggaataatgtgtcaaaatataaaacaaaaggaAGACACATGGTTCAATGGACtgggtgatttgatgtggaattacccACACGTCACCAGCCGGCGCTACATGCATTCATACTTGcacacattttaatttttctgcatTGTATTATTGACcttcaatattttcaagtttcttcacttaaagcaaatatatgattgtttatagaggttttctattattagttttgtatttacttatttattgcaaatcttgcattaaATGCATTTCAAGTAAGGGACTTTATGACAGGGGATTGCATTTCACCATTCAATGCAGTACTTGCTGAGCAGACAggccttttaattttttctatttgctttatttatgagtttttaTCTGTAagaaatttttggttttttaaattacttttctttttttttcttttttttttttttaattaaatacttataactTAAGTTTATGTTCTTGATAGAATTATGTTATCTCTACAcattgctaaattattttaaaaaacatctaattTGAACATGACTAATAGTAGAGGTAGAATATAATtagatattataattatataattataggtatataattagataatataattagattattatattatgcactgttttatttgcttacactgtattttagatatttttaagaaagaaaactcaaagcctaatataaaaataaaagttttaaaaacttttatttttaaattgagctTTGCgttttctttcttaaaattatattattctaagTATCTTTTTTACACACTCCTATGATGCTTAATTATGtctgttaatttaaaaatgaaaattattagacttcctcaaaatgaaagaaaccaGGTTAGGcaagctgagataaatcgttgTCAAAATGAAAGAGATAAGCCAAGGCGagctaaaataaattataatcaaaatgaaagaaatcaggCTAGGCGAGAACTCAATAGCTATAATATGCATTGCATGGTAAACttagttgttattttgtttctttagttCTACTTTGGTGCTCGACCAACTATCATATGTTTATTTTGcctactgttaaaatatggttataaaactttgattatttaaaatttgctatGTTGATCATTaactaatagtttaaaaagaaattagtttatTCCAATCAAggtaagaattattttatttctgatcaaattacaaaatttgtttgcaCGTAATTTAATTGCACATTCTCATAAGGCACATAAGGTTTGGGCCTTAATTCAGGGcaaacccccccccccctcctccattttttttttaatttttttttaaagtgcgGTCCTGTAGAAAGTATAGTATGAGGAGAAAAAGGGAGTGGTGGGGGAAAAAATGCGCTGCATCTATAATTAGTATGTTTGTAGTTGGCTAATCTCCAAATTAGTAATTGATaattcaaatttagtttaatttttttgcaaataaatgattttctttatattttttgttttgttattatgagTAAATTAATTGATTTCCAACAAATACATGCgtaaaaatttcaaaccatttatttattaaagtattatatatggATCGAAAGAGCTTTGAATTTATGATAAAATGGTgaaaattttatggaaaaagaTTAGTTACAAAAAGTTATGCTCATTTAAGTAACATTACTTTTTATGAAGGATTGCTTAAGAAAAATACAACCGAAGTATAAAACTCGCGTTTGGTTAACGGTGGCTTTGTAAAAGATCTTCATTGTCAATTTGTGCATAATTTTGCTTTAGTGAAATGTGCAAAACGATTTAATaacgttatttaaaaagttttgaattaaaataacaaaatatttttaattctatgtaaaaaatggaaaaacataCCTCCACTGCACGGAAAAATAGGGTATGTGGGCATACcctatttttttatgaaatttggCGGGTACATGGAAAATAGATTTGTACAGATgactggaaaattttaaaagtgtacCAACATGTCTTCATTATTAATGCATCTCCGGAGCAGgaacgaaattttaaaaactaacaaaaatcactgtaaaaaaaaaacaacagaatttATAACAAGAAGTAAAAGTAGCAgaaacagtttaataaagtGTAACAGTAACAGTAACAATAAAAGAGGTGGAAATGGTACCTCCACTGGGTGGAAAAATAGGCATTTGcgcatgaatttttttaattgaaatttggcaggtaaatagaaaattgatttatacatcttactggaaaatttttaaaatgtatcaaCATGTCTTCAATGTCAATGCACTTCCAGAACAAAAACGAAATTTAAAAtcactgaaaaatttattaactgtataaaaaaaacataatttattcaacataaaacattctacttttttaatagtCTAAGCtgatttaaaattctaaaaaaaaaaagacaaataaatacATCCTTACTACACCGACTTCGAGCACGCTGTGTAAAAAAAGGTcacagtttttttctttaaaatcggTGCCGCAAAAAGCTAGATACGCACGTACCTAATACATATGGTGTATTTTTTGATTACTTATTTTAGATTAATCAGATAACGCGTTTGTTCAACATAGACATACaagtgaaaattattaaaaattgttatgttatGCAGTGGCGGATCTAGCTTTTTGGGGGCCCAGGGCCTAAAAATAGCAAGGGGCCCTAGCCCTACAcgaataaagatttttaattgattattttcggttcattatttaaataaaatgaaatatttaaaaataaatataaatatttaagcataataaattcataacaaaaacaagttatttaattttaagatttttaataacgCAGTTTTCGAACCTTTATTAGGGCATATTCCTTTATAACCTCATCGTAGTTTAATGACATTGTAATTTTATGTTCTATGGATAGAAGCATTAAATCAGCCAATCTGTCATCACTCATTGTATTtctttgcttatttttaatatagctCATTCTGGAAAATGATCTTTCTGCTTCACAATTGGTTATAGGCATTGTAAGGAAAATTTTCATTACTGTGTACAACTTCGGAAAAGTATCGATAAGGTGTTtgtcataaattatttttaaaatttcagcaCAATTAATTTGGCTTTGCTCGTTAACTAcaattatgttaatatattctttaaaatgaaTGCATTCGTTTTTCAGCGTGGCAAAATCTTCAATATCCtctttataaaacttacatGCATTCTGCATACTGGATTCatctattatttttgttttcttgtttCCAATAtcaaataagaatttaaaattctCAGAATTTtccttgtatatattttttcttttttgaaattcattATGAAATTTGTCCAAAACGACATTTaagatttcaattttaaatttttttttccttgttaaTTTGCTCCCACACCCTGTTGTACCGTCTGAGTATCTTagtattctttttcttttatctttatatttcgAACTAAGGTAATTAGTCAAAGTTTTTGCTAATATCTCGTATTGGGTCGATTCGATGTCgatattgtttcttttttctttaatgaatcCTTCAAGTGATGAAAGAAGAGCGGAAGCGTCTGACAAATCTAGTCCGGCTgtctgtaattttttatttactttattaattctttCCAGAATTTGTTCccaaaaaataaccaaaattcCATTTTCCAATGaagtcatttttgaaaaatttcgcTTCTTCTCTTTGGTCCATTTTTTCTTGGTCATCGTTTGCAATTGATTTTAAAACCGTTAAAATTtcttcataattattttttaaagctttaacaGCTTCATAATGGCTGCACCATCTggttttgcctaatttttttagGGTGTGCGTTttctcatttaattttaaagcgtCGGTAATTGCATTCCATTTTTTAGtagaacttgaaaaaaacacaaataattgCTAAATTGtaccaaaaaatattacaacttCATGCACAACTTTTGCGGCTTCTATCCCTATCAGATTTAAACTATGTGCTGCACACGGTGTATATTCTGCCAACTGATTTTCTTTCTGCAGTAGTGCCCGTAAGCCGTTATATTGGCCTGACATGTTGGCGGCATTGTCGTATGATTGGCCGCGATAATTTTTGATGGACAAATTATTTGTATCTAATATTGTTTTGACTACATTTAGTAGAGATTTTCCAGTATGTGAAGTGATTGGGGTAATTGTTAAAAATCACTCGAATACATCACCTTGATAGCAATATCTTAGTATAATAGCGAGTTGATCAACATGCACCACATCCGGGGTTGAATCAACAACAATCGAATAATATTTTGTCGAATTGACTTCCtctataattgtttttgttactttttcgcCATTAATGTAATAATTTCTTCATACACAGTTTTGGTTAGGTAAGAAACAGAGTGTTTTTTTCCTGAACATTTCTGTATGTGCTCTTTAAGAAACAGATCGAATTCAGCAATCAATTCCAAACAGCCCATAAAATTGCCATTATTTGGAACACTAAATGTTTCATTGTGACCACGAAATGCTAAACCTCGTTCACTCAAAAACttaacaacagcaacaacacgcttcaaaattttataaaattaatctgaTTCCTGCTCTAATTCTTGCATTATTTGTTTATCGATTGTATTTTTCCTTTCTTTTCGCGTTGTCCAATTTATAACGGCGTTCTTGTGCGGCGTAGAATTTTTGTGGAGTATGACATATTCCTCTCCATGTTTCCAATCAGAGAACCCTTTGGAAAATGCTTGTACgtttatagaaaataatttgCACATTAAACAATATATGTTTCCTGTGCTTTTCGAATAACATATCCAATTTCTTGACACTGGCTGTGCATTTTTAAgccgttttttaaatagttcttcGGAAAAATATCGATTTTGTGTTTTTGAAATTCTGCACAAAGCTGCATAATCACGTTTATGGaaaccaatattttgaaaatatgtcgTATCTttggttaaacaaaaattaatgaaatcgCTATTTAATATATCCGGCCATGTGcccaaattacaaaaattatctTCGGAGGGCAGTTCAACGATGTATGGGGATGTTTGAATTTCTGATGATTCAaatattgaaacattttgatcattatttttatctttaatttgagCTGAAGATGTTTCGTCGATCTGGGATTGGATTGAAAAGAAGTTGgttaatgttttacatttttttattgcgtCTTGCTTCTGTTCtgctaattttcttttttgacacCCACTTTTATATTTACGACCCGTCATCGTTAAAcctatatagaaataaaatttatataaattttatttaatatgttataattttaataccGAGCGAATGAAAAATAATCAGTGGAATTTgcacaaaaataaacttaatcatTCAAAGCTGAGTCGCAGGTGCACTATTTTTACAAAAGCTAGCAAAGACACTTAACAATTTTTCAATACAAAAGCATTTTAACATCATCGTAGCGATAACAATGccaatacaatttttattctctattctaaaaaatttagttttcgtTCGCTTGAATTTTCACATACACTTACttatgtttgaaataattaattactTAACCACTTTTACATTTGATAAATGAATATTCACgataatatgtaaaatttttcttttcatacGGGCCCCTTACTATTCGGGGCCCCGGGCTTTAGCCCTATTAGCCCATATATAGATCCGCCACTGATGttatgttaatttgttaataaatgtgtaaataaaaatatctttagttTTAGAAGGATATTaggcatttttttgaaaccacaatccgtcatgatttgtattttatctcatggcctactttatttatacggccggatattttgcattttgaagaaaaaaatagaaggccagttttTAAAATCGTAATGCTTCATAAACTTAATacattttgaacattttcaaaattattttactttctaaatttaaaaagtccactaaagttgtatatattcataattttagatattaaacgaacattaattaagaaataaataaataaaaagagtctttattttaaaatttagaattagtaaaaacaatgtaagaaataagaacagttataaaaaatattaaattttttttttttttttattaaaaaataaaataattatattataaataatttattaaacattctcaaattttttctttttaaaagattttacatgatCAACAGCTACTTCGCTGGtagagataatttttttattattaagaaaaatgttgATAACAGTTCTTCCAGCAAGTTTTATCCCGATTTTCTCATGCATGGGAGAAGAAAAAGTCTGAAAAGAGTCATAAAAgtggtttataaaatattctaaagctTGTCGTGCATGTAAATTaaacttctttattttgttataagaGTAGTCAATCATAGCAAAGGATGTGCAAACATAATCCAAAAGTGATGGTGAAGGAATAGTGAGACCACCCCTAGAAATAATTGTTAAGAAAGTATGATCAGGATTGctttcatcaatatattgatacaacataaaaattctttacaacatgtaccaaaacgttttttaagtttttttgctatatatCCAGCAATATGAGCACCTACTTCCCTACTTTCTGGTGCAAGTGTCATGATTTCTGGAGTACACTCAGCTTTATCAATATcaagaagaaagtttttcaaatctgttaaattcttttgtttattaaacagtGTTTAAAAGATAACATTATAGCATGCCAAAGTACTTCACGTGggtttaaaacactttattttttttttaaatcttttccaattttctagaatacaaagtaaaacatttttataggtCTATAGATATTATAggaatagtatatataaaaatattatatactataacaaacaaaagctttttaaaatttataaaaacatgaaaacgCCGTAAGAAAATTGTTGCGCATATATCATGTTAGAGTTTAAGGCTTTAATTTGCTTAGTAAAAGATTAAGCGTACGCGTATTTTAcatgaaaactttaattttccTTAAAGTTGACAGGGTAAGAGTCCTATTAAGCATCAGATGGTCTGAAAAAGACcaatagaaatttattaaagaaaaaaataataaggtcCGTccccttttatatatatatatatatatatatatatatatatatatatatatatatatatatatatatatatatatagaagttGTAAAGTATTGAAAGTTAGTCGTTAactcaaaacaaagatttttatatttcgctcttttttaaaagttatttaaataaagcgaaattattaaaatggtaGGTGTGGAATGACTTAACATGACCAGTAGTATTAATATTCAGTAACAATTATATGGGTCATAGTAAGTTcgttatttcatatatttaagtcatctcatatttttaaatctttttataccAATGGTAATAAATTAACACATCTCAAGCAGGTATTCTAATTGTTATTTAGATCGTTACTGATATCCAATTCTTCGATAAATAGCGATTCGCGCAACGTCTGccttaaagttttcaaaagttaattaaaataaaaagtttattttaaagcttttaaaagtatacaataagtttagtttttatatatgtatataattatttttctaccgCTTACTAAAACATATTATTTCTAACGCTTACTAAAACATATACAAACAAGGCTTTTAATAAAAGATCACAATGGATCTTCTTTTAGAagccttgtttgtatttgtaaagtatgtaatttatatatattgcatcatatctaaacaaaacataataacattGTCAAAATCAATAACTTTCAGGATATCACTTCCAATTGATCATAGAGCCAAATTAGAAAGCCTCGATTGTCCCATGGTTGATCGTAAATACCCAATAAACACACAAACGTCTATTAAACGTCAAAACAACGCTTTGACAAAACGTTCGGATTTGGTGGATTATCCGTTTAGAATGAAATCCAAGtttacgtttagaacaaacgTCCATAAAACGTCTTTATTCaaacgtattttagacgtctattatttataatttattattatacgAATTATTATACGAATATAAAGCGTTTAGATTTAGTCTAAGTAAAcgtatattaaacttttagatCTTGTCTAATAGTTTCTTTGATTTAGTTAAcgtaatttcaatttatttaagttttaaacaaatataaattaaaattacgatataactttttaactttaaataagtaataagaCCTATATAGGTCTTgaagtttataaataagatatagttttaaagtaatgaaatttataattaagatattgttata
This window contains:
- the LOC136082951 gene encoding zinc finger MYM-type protein 5-like, with protein sequence MTGRKYKSGCQKRKLAEQKQDAIKKCKTLTNFFSIQSQIDETSSAQIKDKNNDQNVSIFESSEIQTSPYIVELPSEDNFCNLGTWPDILNSDFINFCLTKDTTYFQNIGFHKRDYAALCRISKTQNRYFSEELFKKRLKNAQPVSRNWICYSKSTGNIYCLMCKLFSINVQAFSKGFSDWKHGEEYVILHKNSTPHKNAVINWTTRKERKNTIDKQIMQELEQESD
- the LOC136082950 gene encoding 52 kDa repressor of the inhibitor of the protein kinase-like, which translates into the protein MTSLENGILVIFWEQILERINKVNKKLQTAGLDLSDASALLSSLEGFIKEKRNNIDIESTQYEILAKTLTNYLSSKYKDKRKRILRYSDGTTGCGSKLTRKKKFKIEILNVVLDKFHNEFQKRKNIYKENSENFKFLFDIGNKKTKIIDESSMQNACKFYKEDIEDFATLKNECIHFKEYINIIVVNEQSQINCAEILKIIYDKHLIDTFPKLYTVMKIFLTMPITNCEAERSFSRMSYIKNKQRNTMSDDRLADLMLLSIEHKITMSLNYDEVIKEYALIKVRKLRY